Genomic window (Gadus macrocephalus chromosome 13, ASM3116895v1):
CACCTTTTAAAGTGCACTATTCTTCTTGTAAGACAACTTgcataattgtgtgtgtttgttaggaTGCCTGTGCAGTATGTGATTGAGGAGTGGGACTTTCGAGACTTGACCCTTAAGATGAGACCACCTGTTTTCATCCCAAGACCGGAAACAGAGGTGAGCGACGGGAATATTCTTGAACACATCACCAGTAAGCCCCCATGTTCATGACAAGCACCAAAAGAGACCAGGGTCAGCGCTGCCATTGGTTCCCTATGGGACGAGTGGCGTTGTGACACCTACGTTTGACCCTACCCTAGGCACTCAAGAGGGGCCCATTGCTCAGAGTTAAAGGAGCTATATGTAAGAAAGGGACTACTAAATCATATAAGGTGTGTTTCCTCAACCTGGCAACCAACGTGAGCTTCGAGTcttgggaggagggggatgctATTATTTGAATGTGGATTCCTTCTCTGCTTGTGATGCAGGAGTTGGTTGAACTAGTGCTTGCAGACCTCCAGGGAAAAGAGGACACTGGAATGCATGGTGAACCTCAGCTGACATGCTTAGAAGTGGGCTGTGGTTCTGGAGCCATCACGCTCAGTCTGCTGAAAGACCTTCCTcgggtaatgtgtgtgtgtgtgtgtgtgtgtgtgtgtgtgtgtgtgtgtgtgtgtgtgtgtgtgtgtgtgtgtgtgtgtgtgtgtgtgtgtgtgtgtgtgtgtgtgtgtgtgtgtgtgtgtgtgtgtgtgtgtgtgtgtgtggtacaaaGAAGAACATAATTATAAAAAGAGAAATGTGAATATGCTTCTACAATAGGCATCAAGTGCCTATTTATGGTAACATTGTGCTCTTTACACAATAGCGTCTTGTGTTAAGATGTTTGTGTAAAGATTATAGAAGATGCTCTTTGGAGTTACAGATgaactgcaaacacacacacacactgtgtgattTGTTTCATCTGAAAACAAACTGCAATTTATAGAATCGCTTACAATATTGTCAAGTAAAATGCAGTTTAGCCACTTTGTCCGCTGTACATTACAAAAACCtgttatcactagtaagcttgattactgcaatggtctccttacaggtctccaaaaacaaactctaaggaagcttcagcttgttcagaatgctgctgatAGAGTTCTAACGAAGActaaaaaatttgaacatattacaccaattcttaaatcattacattggcttcctgtaggccagagaattgattttaaaatcatgttgctaacctataaatccctacatggtttaggcccaaaatatttaactgatatgcttccactccATAatccttctagaccactaagatcttctgagaccaatctgttaattatccccagaataaacacgaaacatgggaaagcaggatttaattactatgcaacaaatagctggaataaactccctgaggatttaagacttgcccaaactctgagcacctttagaACAAGACTGAAGAATTTTttatttgctttagctttctgctaaatcttaaatacattgcatttttaactttgcctttattttctattttattgctAATATGCCTTTtttactttccctttattttctgtttttaccagaaagataaatgatctgataccagagagaaaggataagggtttgagacccaagttctgtctgggttagaatcctagaatctgggttggagtcccagagaaaggaccaagttcctttacgtcgggttggagtcccagagaaaggaccaagttcctttacgTCGGGTTGGagccccagagaaaggaccaagttcctttaggtcgggttggagtcccagagaaaggaccaagttcctttaggtcgggttggagtcccagagaaaggcctgagttctgtctgggttggagtcccgacgtctgtctgggttggagtcccagaataaggcctttggtttgtggttagagtcccgacgtgtgtctgggttagagtcctagaatctgggttagagtccgaGAATAGAgtactagaatccgggttggagtcccagagaaaggaccaagttcctttaggttgGGTTgaagtcccgacgtgggtaccaaattcctttaggtcgggttggagtcccgatgTGGGTatcagagagactgttgatctgatcttaaatacattgcactttctattttactcatttctttgcatatgttttcttttacttatctattattttattttattgcatgacaatgtatgtgtgtatgtgaagcactttgagtctgccttgtgtaggaaaagtgctatataaataaagtttcctTGCCTTGCCTACGTTACATCGGTATTACCTTTGATGCTGAAATAGCAGCTTGTCCTTATAATCGATCATTGTTTCATCTGGCCCAGCTTAGAGCCATTGCTTTGGATCAAAGCAGGCATGCAGTGGACCTGACAAGAGAGAACGCACTAAGGTAGCCATCTTGTGTACTACCCTTAATCTATTGAAATGCATTAGGGTAATATATTTTACAACTCTGATTGACCCTTATTCTACAGATTAGGCCTTGAAGACAGACTGCTGATTCATCAAGCAGATGTCCTGAAAGGTGAGGCCAAGGTGAACGACAATAGTGGGATCTGAATAAATAAGGCTTTGTTTTTTCCAAACATCTCTGATCCTAAAATGAAATTATTATAATGTTCTGTATGTAATgaaataaatcataaaaattGATTATGATTCATGTTTAAGAACCTGAAGTCCTTTTGAGTCTGGGTGACTCCATCTCAACTTTGGTCAGCAATCCTCCGTACCTGTTCTCAGAAGATATGACGTTCCTGGAACCTGAACTCCTAAGGTAACGAGCCAAGAGCCTACACTGTTTGTCAGTCATCTGCAATTTGATAACGGACGACGATGTGTTATGAAACATCAGCTCCCATCCTTAGTTTATGTGACTGTTATACATGGATGTTTTATTGTATTTGGGTGGCTATAATACCGAGATATATTCTCGGGAGACCTTTTGAGACCTGCATACCGTTTCTAAAATTAAAAAGCATGGCTTTGAAAGTGATAGCATTTCCATAAATTAAAAAGCCTGAGCCAAGACGTGTGTCTTCCTGATTTCCCCTGGGCCGAGGTGGGCTTAGGGGTTCTGAGTACTGAACCACGGTGACACCCTCAGGTTTGAAGACCACGCTGCCCTAGATGGAGGTGAGGACGGCCTGGACGTGATCAAGCAGATCTTGACAGCGGCTCCCAAGATGTTATCCATTCATGGGTAATGCCCGTCCTCCCTCCGCTCATTTACACACGCATAACGTCCCCTCAGTTGGGcttattcaaaataattcccAGGGGCACAATTCTAACAGTTATTTTCCATCGTGCTATTTCTGATGCCGTCTTCTGTGAATTCACCAGACCCTTTTTGACAGATGCGTCATTCTGGGACAAACACGGGTGTTGCTTATAAAACTCAATAGGGGTCTGCTCCATCTGGGACCCAGGGAACGGCTCATGCTACCCAGGAGGAGACGCGCTCCGGATGACACGGCTGTGGAAAGGCGCTATTGAATGAGTCCCCCTTTTGTTCTGATTCCTGCCCTTTCCAGACATGTTTATCTGGAGGTGGACCCAAGACACCCCCCGTTAATCCAACAGTGGGTGAAGGATCATGTCCCCGGGCTGAGTTACCTGGAAACACGGCGCGACATCACAAACAGGTTGGTCTGGAGGAAGGATCTGGGTCACTGCTACCCGGTCTTCACTCAAGGCTAAACAGTCAGGGGTGAATTAGCTTTACAGTGATGAACGcaatttcacaaacacattcttGATGATTAAAGGGCAGcagtgtctgcgtgcgtgcgtttgtctcAGACGTAGGCTGCGTCTTGGTTCACTGTGGTGTCCGCAGCCACAAGTCCCGGCACGGATCATTCCCAGTATTACTGACGGAGAACTTCCTCTGCCCCAGGCCCCGCTTCTGCATCCTTCGGAGGGAGCGGTAACACGATGCAGGGCAGGACAGACCTCATTCGGCGACCCAAAGTCTGGACCGTTTACCGTTAAAGACTCCACTTGATGACTGCCTACCCACCCCCCAGTCCCCACACCTTAAATTGGTAAACACAGATTAAGGTTCCGATCACACTGTTACTCACCATCAACAAACACTCTCCCATTTGTATTAATATACATTTGCCTACAGTTTTTTTCCGAGAGAGTTGGAGGCCAGGcggtagtgtgtgtggtgtcatcGCCAAAAACTGTGCGCACGCCACAAGAGAGAGGCAAGCTCAAGGCTTGAGTTAATTGCCCAAGCTTTTTCTCAGAAGCGGCCTTCCTGGAATCTGCGGCTCCTAGAAAGTGCTCCCTGCCTCCGCGAAGCGGCTGATGAATGACCCTCCCCTCCGCGCGCTCCCCACTCCCTCACATGCAGGTTGTTAACCAAAAACATACAATTTGGCCTTCGCTCTCTCACGCAATGTACTTCTCACACACTTCAAGGCCGCCCAAGTATTTGTCGATTCAAAGGTCGCAGTCTCCGCGAATATCTAGAATAACAAAATGCCGTTTTAGGGGTATGAATAATAAGCCAAAGAATATCATCAAgtgctggaaaaaataaagcaagCCACACGTTGCGCTCCAGTTGATTATTTTTAATAGAAAAATGTTGAGACAAAATAAGGTACAAAATACTAATGacaaaatgaacaaaaacaatCGACGGCTCTGGAGTTGTGCACATTGTGCACATCCAGAACCAATGGGGGTAGAATAGATGTGGAAAATCCACACATCTACAGTACCAAAGTGTTTCTTTGCAATTCACCCTGTAGTCGGACCGTGACGCCGACTCTTGGGACAAATCAAGTCTAAATCCAGACACGAGTGTCAAGTGTTTGTTCCTGTATAGAGTCTCTCCACCGTGTGCTCTTGCGTCCAGCATTAAGAGCCTTgtaactctccccccccccccccccgccgcaccACAGTTTTATGGTTCCCTTTGTTCCATTGAGGGCTCCGGCCCCAGGGAGCCCCTTCCATCATACCTTGAAGGGGTAGTCCTTGATGAAGCCCAGCAGCGGCCTGGGAAGGGGCAGCCGTTCGGGCTGGTCCGAGTGTCTGTTGATGGTGAGGCGCGTGAGGTGCTGCAGCGAGGGGAAGCCCTGGGACTTGTACACGGCGGTCCGCAGCTTCAACACCACCGAGGCCTCGTTGGCGCTCGGCTGcttgggcggcggcggcggcggcagcagctgctgctgcgcGGCCTTGCAGGAGGAGCCCGTGTCCTCCGCCTTCTCCTCTCGGACCTTGCGGCCCGGGCCCATGTAGTGCTCCACCAGGCTGGGCACGTCGGGGAAGGACAGCATCCccaggcgggcgggggggctggAGTCCAGGAGGAACTGAGCCTGGCTGTACTGTATCCTGATGCTGGTGGGGCCGCGCGCCGTCCGGACGGACAGGGTCAGCATGTACTGCGGGTGGCTGCTGTCCCGCACCAGGAAGGCCCCCTCAGAGGCCTCCTGGAGAGCGGCGTGCGCCTGGGCCGCAGTGATGGCCCCCCAGTaccaacctgcacacacacggagagtTAGTACTGGTTCTGTGTGAGGAGTGGCTCATTATCAACATTCGTATACTGAGAAGAGTTGATAAAGCCTTCGTTtggatttatatatttatataaatatatatttatacgtCTTCTCATAATTTAAACTCATGGGgtaaaatggaaaataaaacaaCGATCTTGGATAGGCATTATGTGTTGTTGCATTCTGGTTGGTGTGTCACTTTTGTGTCACTCTACCTGAGTTTTCTAGGTGACAGAAGTTGCTGGCTATTGCCCGGAGGTCCTTGGTGGGATCGCATATCAGAGGGGGGCTCTGTACGCAGTGGGGTGGGGAGACGGCTCCTGGTCGCATGCCCAGGGGGAGTGCAGTCGATGGGGCACGAGTAGGCAGATGAGTCCTAGGACTGATCAGGGGAAAAAAAGGAGTGTTGGTTATTAAAGTGATTCAAAAACAGAAAGCCTTTCTGATATGTGTTGACGTTCAACGTCAACACATATAGCAACATGGCAATGTTGCAGCACAATGGTCATTAGGTCTGCTACATAATGGTCATTAGGTCTGCTACATAGGCAATAATTAATCTATTTAGTTAAATAAACTCAATAATATTTTAACTTaaatagaaatgtaaaatgtGGATATTGTTTGTAACGAGGTATGgaatatcaaaaataaaaaatatatatttaaagcaATTATTTATTTGGGTTTGTCTGGTTGTTAGCTTTTTAGGTGATTTTtcggttgaaaatgtattttaagtGAAGACTCAATGGTTACTATTGGAAGTCTATAAAGGGTTAGACTTGTAGGTTATTATATTCAGTAGGCTAATATTCATAACACGAATTAGCTCAAAGGGCAATATACGTTTCTTGGGTCATTAACTTAAGCTGATGTGTATTTTAATTTTGCCACAAGTGTTTGCAACTTAGTTTTATGTTGTGGTACACTATTCTATTCCATATgaggctatttttttgtatatgTTTGACATAGCCTACTATGATGCTGTAAAAGTAACACAAAAAAACGTGGACACTTATGAAGAGTCTCGTAAATGGTTGATCGGTCTGAACAAAACATTATGTTCTCTCACAAAAATAATTGCACCTTACCTTTGAACACAAAGAATCATACTGAATGCGGCAGCTTAATTCCGATTGACGATTCCTCTTCcacaaaataataaatgcaTATGCCTAGGCgacaaaataaattactttCACAAGAAATGATGTCGGTCCCACCAGGAAATATTGGCAGCGTCAAGACGCGGAAATGCTGAGCGCATTGGTTGAAGGTCTAGATTCCTCTGTTCAAGTAAACGCGACCGTATcgctaatgtaggcctatatagtcCCTAAACGTCCAACAACGCTAGAACATAGACCAAGaccataaataaaaacactgagCGGCTACACGGAGTGTTGGCTCCCGAATGCGACGCAAACGTGTGAAGGACACAGTGTAGGCTTGGCTTTTAAAAATCACCAATTCCTAGAATTCTATTCTGAGAACTCTTCAGTTCACCAGCGGCTCTGACGTCACATGAGCCGCACAGACTCCTGTTGGATCACCGCGCGTACAGAACGGGTCGGAGCAGGGCGTCAAACCGTCGAACCTTATCATTTTTCCTATTCTGTTATTGTTAGTGTTCAACCATGTGACCTTTTTGGTTTTTTAATGTTGTATGCGACGGGGTTTAtgatcccccaccccccccgtccATGCACTCGGTGAACCAGCGCTCCCAGGAATCGCAGACCAGCTTCCCCCTATCCACTTTCCAAGAATAATTGCGAGTTATCTCCGCCCACTGGGCTGTTTTGGCCTATCCCACATTCTCAGAAATCGGCGCCTCACTATTAAGATAATAGGAATGCACACAGGCTGTTTCCAGTAATATAGATTTTCCTTTGGTATGAAAAAAAACCGATGGTTTGGTAAGGAGTTTTGTTTAACTAATTGCAGGCACAAAATTATCTCTTAAAACATTTGTGAAATACACTACAATGTCACTTTATGTTGGATTAGAGTTGATTTTACATTAACGccccaaattaaaaatatatatatatttgttttccgAAATTGAATTCGTTTTCATTGTTCAATCTGTTTAGTTCATTTCTCGGAAATCAATTTGTAAAGCCTTCCACTCAAACCTCCAGATAAATTGTATTTGCTTTGTCTCACTATTTAGGCCTACGCATGTTGTCTTGCATTaagattttattttgaaaataagaTCAAAGCAACTTGAGTATTTCAGATTATCGGcctaatagagtggcgaagtcacgcctcttccggtagggctcatgggacctatgagatcgaaaaatatgaatgggtgtcaatggagagaaaataattattttctggtcccggtctttatatgccctggattacacatatgttgtttgtggatttaaaggataatttttcatgcaaagagttcgaccgtttattgtgcaattgttcagataaaggctgtagagaaaacacaacgagaaagactacacggctcgtatgtgacgtcacgctccctgcgactggcgtggagaagaccgacaatcttcccatcggcataactgaaactctgcacgtgcctcgacttataatggttttcacctctttcgatgcttttatcctccccttggaaaaagcggtgaagtggggcagagagatcgccatctctgtgccgagttccaagggcgggtgtggtgacgtatatcatatgcgtcgagagcagcgaagagctgtagttcacaaagcggcctcacataaaacctaaaattatcaaacttcttcacgaacatttttagttttctttgcatgaaaaattatcatttaaatccacaaacaacatatgtgtaatccagggcatataaagaccgggaccagaaaataattattttctctccattgacacccattcatatttttcgatctcataggtcccatgagccctaccggaaggggcgtgacttcgccactctatagtctGTTCTGGATTCGAGTAGCCAGACATTTTGTGAAATATGagaaaaataagtaaaacatttatatataatacaagTTATGAATATATAACTAGCATATAATATActagttatatattatatatagtagtagttataatatataataagtcATAATCCAATTTCAAAGGATTGATTATTTCCGAAAACACACCAAGATTTTGAAACGTGCACCAAGTCGTGAGATATTCAGTTTTTATCAAGAACTCTGGAGCTTTTCCTTTAAGCTAATAAGAAACAGGGCTTTACTTGAAGCCGCATAGATACAGGGTTTTCCCTGAAGAGATCATTGAGACATGCAGACTTGCTAGAAAGCACAAGGAGAGAGCATGTGAGACTaagtgcttttgtgtgtggagCGCTCAGTGGTTCTGTGGAGGTTGGCCCTCGTCCAGACTCCATTCCTCGTCTCCTTGTCCCTTAAGGCCTTTACAATTGGGGGATACTGATGTAGAGTGAGatattgttatatattatacatatattatgCATTGTACTGTACGATAGCGACTCGACTTGCTATGTTTGGGTGTATTTCCACCAATAAATGGAATTAGTGTTTTTTTTACGATCTGCCTAGTTAATATGCATGAACGATGGATTCAGATGGATTAAATCAGACTGGTTGGACAAGTGAAAAGAAATTCAAACAGATGGGGCTTACAAAATCCATATGGGAAACAATAACTGATCTGACTTTAAAATCTGAACGAACTCTGTCTATTAAAAACGAGACCCATGCAAGAAAAATAATAAGCAAGATAAACCATTCCATTGCATTGCATGCATTAAATGCTATTCTGAGAGGGTCAGCGTTTCAGTTCATGTATTTATCTGtaataatagaaaataaatcaaacctGCGTATGAGGGAATCAAACTTGGGTACAAAcacgattttttattttgaatcattcgtttttttttataataaactTGGATGATACAAAAGTTGGACTGGAGGG
Coding sequences:
- the hemk1 gene encoding MTRF1L release factor glutamine methyltransferase yields the protein MLGKAIHTCRRFGRFSRTGLKGICGTHSAPLSTYQAPPPIPGSSMTAFQAMNLWRRCFEERGVAEPVQSSQYIVAHLLGAKTIESLGHEKLNKPLSCAKMEQLWELSVKRLSRMPVQYVIEEWDFRDLTLKMRPPVFIPRPETEELVELVLADLQGKEDTGMHGEPQLTCLEVGCGSGAITLSLLKDLPRLRAIALDQSRHAVDLTRENALRLGLEDRLLIHQADVLKEPEVLLSLGDSISTLVSNPPYLFSEDMTFLEPELLRFEDHAALDGGEDGLDVIKQILTAAPKMLSIHGHVYLEVDPRHPPLIQQWVKDHVPGLSYLETRRDITNRPRFCILRRER
- the cish gene encoding cytokine-inducible SH2-containing protein, whose amino-acid sequence is MILCVQSPRTHLPTRAPSTALPLGMRPGAVSPPHCVQSPPLICDPTKDLRAIASNFCHLENSGWYWGAITAAQAHAALQEASEGAFLVRDSSHPQYMLTLSVRTARGPTSIRIQYSQAQFLLDSSPPARLGMLSFPDVPSLVEHYMGPGRKVREEKAEDTGSSCKAAQQQLLPPPPPPKQPSANEASVVLKLRTAVYKSQGFPSLQHLTRLTINRHSDQPERLPLPRPLLGFIKDYPFKV